The DNA region GGTGTCCAGGGATCGCCGACGATGTGCAGGAGCTCCGGTCTGGATTGCCGCACCAGTGCGCGTAGACCGCGCCGCGACCACCGAAGGTCCATGGGATTGTCGCGGTCGCCTCTCGTGCTGACGCGGCCGAACTGCAACAGACCATCGGTCTCGACATCGCCGCCGGCGCACGCGACGATTGGTTCGACACCAAGGGCGGCAAGCGAACGCAACACGCCGAGAGGCGTCGTGGCTGGCGATAGAATGAGGACGCGCACCGGACAAAGATGGGGAGGTCGCCGCTAAGTTCCACCCCATGCGAATATTGCACCTCGCCAAGTACTACTGGCCACGCTCGGGCGGAATGGAGCGCGTGGTGCAAGGACTGGCCGAAGGTGCCGCCGAGCGGGGGCACGAGGCAGAGGTCGTCGCCGTCACGTCGTTCGGTGACCCTCAACCGGGACAACGTCGTCGCGCCGCAGTAACGCGGGCGTGGTCGTTCGCGCCCGTCGGTTCCCAGGAGCTGGCGCCGGGCTATGTGCGGGCCGCCTGGAAGCGAGCCGACGTCATTCATCTCCACCATCCCAACTCGCTCGCCGACGTGGCGTACATGCTCCGGCCGTCGCTCGCCCCGCTGGTGGTTACTCAGCACGCGGACTATCCGAGCGTCAAGTACTGGCTGCCGTCCAAGTACGCGCTCTGGCGCGCCGAGGCGATCGTCGTGCCGAGCAAGGCGCACATTGCCCTCTCGCGGGAACTGCGAGGCTTCGAGAACAAGGTGGCGGTGATCCCGTTCGGCATCGACGAGCGCCGCTGGGAGTTGGTCCCGCCGCCGCCGCCTGGAAACCCGCCGCGGGCGCTCTTCATTGGTCGGCTGCTGGCGTTCAAGGGGGTGGATTTCCTCCTCCGGGCGCTCGAACTGGTGCCCGATCTCCGGCTGGACGTCGTGGGGTCCGGCCCGGAGCTACACCGTCTTCGGACGCTTTCCCGGGCCCTGGCAGTGGAAGACCGGGTCAAATGGTGGGGCGAATACCCCGACGAGGACTTGCCGCGCCGGATGGCCGACGCCGACTTCCTGGTACTGCCGTCCGTCAGCGTCCAGGAGATGTTCGGCATGGTGCTGCTCGAGGCCATGGCTGCCGGGCGGCCGGTGATCACGACGGCAGTCCCTTCCGGCGTTCGGGAGGTCAACCTCGCCGGCACCACCGGACTCGAGGTGCCAATCCGGGACGTCGAGTCGCTTGCGGAGGCGATGCGGACGCTGGCGGCCAACGCCAATCTTCGGGAACGATTTGGGAGGGCAGGGAGGGAGCGGGTGCGCGAACGCTTCACGGTCACGGCGATGGTGGACGCGCACCTCGACCTCTACCGACGCGTCCGGGGCCCCGAAGGCCTCAAGTAGTCACCAAATCGTGTTGAAAACACTCTTTTTTTACCTAAAACGATGGGGGTGGGGGTATCGGGAATCGCGCGTGTGGAAAACAATCTGGATTAGAATGACGATTCAACGCATTACTCCATAAATAGTTATCACTTTCAGATAATGTCGTTTCACGCAAGCCGTTGGGCCGCGATTGGCGGCAAATGGAGTGCCGAAAGCAGTGGAACGAATCCGCATATCGGCCGCCTCACGTGTCGATAGCGGGGCCAGAACGATGAATCCGGATCTGCGGTATTGGATCCATCACGTGCAATACCGACAGCGGCGACATGTAGATTTCGAGAATTGGCCCGGCCGTTGCCGGCTCGATGGGCGATCGACGGAATGTCAGAACGGTCGAGCGAGAGCGGAGTGGCCGCAATCGACGGTCGTCTGGGTCAAAGAATTGTTGATAAACGCGATAATACCTTGATTTACAAGTAGTTGGCCTCGTAGCTCAGGTGGTTAGAGCAGCGGACTCATAATCTGAAGGTCGAGGGTTCGAATCCCTCCGGGGCCATCGGGTTGTCACTGGGAAAGAAGGGTGGTATGATCCCCGCCCCGCTTCTGCGGGGGCGATTAGCTCAGCTGGTTAGAGCGCGCGCCTCACATGCGCGAGGTCGGGGGTTCAAGTCCCTCATCGCCCATCGGTCCGAACCACCCCGCTGGGTGGTGTAGGGTCGCCGAGTCAGTCAGCGAGTGGAGCCTCCCGGGCTGGCTCGGAACGGTAGAAACAGCGTCGGCCGCATCAGAATCCCTGATGCGGCCGACGTTTTATATGCCCGCGCCCGCCGTTCGGGTGGGAATGTGGACAGGTCGACTGTGGAGAACTCGATCTACGCTCCTTCGAGTTCGTCCAACGCTCCAAGAATCTCGGCCGCGGACACCGTCGCAGTTCCCAGCTTCCCGACCTCCACTCCTGCGGCAACATTCGCGAGCCACACGGATTCGGCGACGGTCGCACCTGCCGCAAGGCCGAGCGCCGTCCATGCGGCAACGGTGTCACCGGCGCCGGAAACATCGAAGACGTCCCGTGCAACACTCGCCGCCCGCCGCAGGGGATGCGAAGGCGATACCAGCGCGACACCTTCAGCGCCGAGGGTGAGGAGAAGAT from Gemmatimonadales bacterium includes:
- a CDS encoding glycosyltransferase, with product MRILHLAKYYWPRSGGMERVVQGLAEGAAERGHEAEVVAVTSFGDPQPGQRRRAAVTRAWSFAPVGSQELAPGYVRAAWKRADVIHLHHPNSLADVAYMLRPSLAPLVVTQHADYPSVKYWLPSKYALWRAEAIVVPSKAHIALSRELRGFENKVAVIPFGIDERRWELVPPPPPGNPPRALFIGRLLAFKGVDFLLRALELVPDLRLDVVGSGPELHRLRTLSRALAVEDRVKWWGEYPDEDLPRRMADADFLVLPSVSVQEMFGMVLLEAMAAGRPVITTAVPSGVREVNLAGTTGLEVPIRDVESLAEAMRTLAANANLRERFGRAGRERVRERFTVTAMVDAHLDLYRRVRGPEGLK